Proteins encoded together in one Streptomyces sp. NBC_01216 window:
- a CDS encoding DUF4365 domain-containing protein, with translation MALAQPESGGLPPQRTAPLRGSLATTACMETLQVGYLHAVAAAAGCSLSQPFPDNGIDWHVSHSAPGHTVDDEVTIKVQLKCTYQLPPRTPGPASAAFSFTLDNDHLAKLARTPVSVHKILVVMLVPRSQEDWLRAGHDRLDLRHCCYWTNLAGHPVTGRRRTTVRIPTARIFDDRALCEIMARVGGGGRP, from the coding sequence ATGGCGCTCGCCCAGCCCGAATCGGGAGGGCTGCCGCCCCAGCGGACAGCACCGCTCCGTGGCTCGCTCGCCACCACCGCCTGTATGGAGACACTTCAGGTGGGGTACCTGCACGCGGTCGCGGCGGCGGCGGGCTGCTCGCTGTCGCAGCCGTTCCCGGACAACGGCATCGACTGGCACGTGAGCCACAGTGCTCCCGGCCACACCGTGGACGACGAAGTGACCATCAAGGTGCAGCTCAAGTGCACCTACCAGCTGCCGCCGAGAACTCCGGGACCCGCGTCCGCGGCGTTCTCCTTCACCCTCGACAACGACCACCTGGCGAAGCTCGCGCGGACCCCGGTGTCGGTGCACAAGATCCTCGTCGTGATGCTCGTCCCGCGCTCCCAGGAGGACTGGCTGCGGGCCGGACACGACCGGCTGGACCTGAGGCACTGCTGCTACTGGACCAACCTGGCCGGCCATCCGGTCACGGGACGGCGCCGGACCACCGTGCGCATCCCGACGGCACGGATCTTCGACGACCGGGCGCTCTGCGAGATCATGGCCCGCGTCGGCGGGGGAGGGAGACCCTGA
- a CDS encoding SCO7613 C-terminal domain-containing membrane protein, producing the protein MENSLPPADELVLVDRELARLDARRSQLLARRAWLLRVLAAPAAGPSAPPATWRPAGPARPRADVTPRGAQNLLLTLGGALLTIAAIAFTLVSWGSMGIAGRAAVLCAVTSAALLAPPVLLRRGLVSTAESLAALGLALMALDAYALRRAALPDTDALGYAAVATAVLAGAWAAYGSALGRLRGPLPVAVVAAQLPLPLAVLAAHGGPLPLAWAALATAVADLALARWAKPAAVRVTAGGLGGALGGWALLTGGLLSLSSAVPAGALLLAGAAAALYVAWRMVPVAEAAAVVAGLAVVAAAGGVLRAVVPADWVVPVYVLCAPVVAVAWRSAAPRAVRRGLAGAGAAVLALGLLWALPPVVAGLVGPAARTTVVWSGPRAERLLAWYPATAPLVLLLGAVALALVPRLWARCGALFLVWALATALPVSLGLPYGVTSALQLLTTAAALLVAVRPESATRALGTPVPVGPAGGEGPAGRPQAAGTPVSPETVLARSGLACGLASALSCVAVALDTRGGTFVALGLLLGLFTAAGFLAEGARRSVAACAAVAAATGLVVAGACAAGLPAHLTAVALLAVPAVTAAVGARLRRHPVAAPVELTGAAVGLLSVGLASTRPAVLALVLALAGVLAAATAVRPERRPVASWTAAALFLLATWVRLALWDVTAPEAYTVPVTVPALVVGTLRRRRDPRASSWTAYGPGLAATLVPGVVAVWADPAWPRPLLLGLAALAVTLLGARFRLQAPLLLGGAVVLLVGTHELAPYVLRAVEALPRWLPPALAGLLLLGVGATYEQRLRDARRLREGLGRLR; encoded by the coding sequence ATGGAGAACAGCCTGCCGCCCGCGGACGAACTGGTGCTCGTCGACCGCGAGCTAGCCCGACTCGACGCCCGCAGGTCCCAGTTGCTGGCCCGCCGGGCCTGGCTGCTGAGGGTCCTCGCCGCTCCGGCGGCGGGGCCCTCGGCGCCGCCGGCCACCTGGCGGCCGGCCGGCCCCGCGCGTCCGCGCGCGGACGTCACGCCGCGGGGCGCGCAGAACCTCCTGCTGACGCTGGGCGGCGCCCTGCTGACGATCGCGGCGATCGCCTTCACCCTGGTCAGCTGGGGTTCGATGGGCATCGCCGGACGAGCGGCCGTGCTGTGCGCGGTGACCTCGGCCGCGCTCCTCGCGCCTCCCGTGCTGCTGCGTCGCGGTCTGGTGTCCACGGCCGAGTCGCTGGCGGCGCTCGGCCTGGCGCTGATGGCGCTGGACGCTTACGCGCTGCGCCGGGCGGCGCTCCCGGACACGGACGCCCTCGGGTACGCGGCCGTGGCGACGGCGGTCCTCGCGGGAGCGTGGGCGGCCTACGGCTCGGCCCTCGGACGGCTGCGGGGACCGCTGCCGGTGGCGGTGGTGGCGGCCCAGCTTCCGCTGCCGCTGGCGGTTCTCGCCGCGCACGGCGGACCGCTCCCGCTGGCCTGGGCGGCGCTCGCCACGGCCGTGGCGGACCTGGCCCTGGCCCGGTGGGCGAAGCCCGCGGCGGTACGGGTCACGGCGGGGGGCCTCGGCGGCGCGCTGGGCGGCTGGGCACTGCTGACGGGCGGCCTGCTGTCGCTGTCGTCGGCCGTTCCGGCCGGGGCGCTGCTGCTGGCGGGCGCCGCGGCGGCGCTGTACGTGGCGTGGCGGATGGTTCCCGTCGCCGAGGCGGCCGCCGTGGTGGCGGGCCTCGCGGTGGTCGCGGCGGCCGGCGGGGTGCTGCGCGCGGTGGTCCCGGCCGACTGGGTGGTGCCGGTGTACGTGCTGTGCGCGCCGGTGGTGGCGGTGGCGTGGCGCTCGGCGGCGCCGCGCGCGGTGCGGCGGGGCCTCGCGGGCGCGGGAGCCGCGGTCCTCGCGCTGGGTCTGCTCTGGGCGCTGCCGCCGGTCGTGGCGGGGCTGGTGGGCCCGGCCGCACGGACGACGGTGGTGTGGTCGGGGCCGCGGGCCGAGCGGCTGCTCGCCTGGTACCCGGCGACGGCTCCGCTGGTCCTGCTCCTGGGAGCGGTGGCCCTGGCCCTCGTCCCGCGCCTGTGGGCCCGCTGCGGCGCCCTGTTCCTGGTGTGGGCCCTGGCGACCGCCCTGCCCGTCTCCCTGGGGCTGCCGTACGGCGTGACGTCGGCGCTCCAGCTGCTGACCACCGCCGCGGCGCTGCTCGTCGCGGTCCGGCCGGAGTCGGCGACCCGGGCCCTGGGGACACCGGTCCCTGTCGGACCCGCCGGTGGGGAGGGTCCCGCGGGGAGGCCGCAGGCCGCCGGTACGCCGGTGTCCCCGGAGACGGTCCTCGCGCGCTCGGGTCTCGCCTGCGGACTCGCGTCCGCGCTGAGCTGCGTGGCCGTCGCGCTGGACACCCGGGGCGGCACCTTCGTCGCGCTGGGCCTGCTGCTCGGGCTGTTCACGGCGGCCGGGTTCCTGGCCGAGGGGGCCCGGCGGAGCGTCGCCGCCTGCGCGGCCGTGGCCGCGGCGACCGGGCTGGTGGTGGCCGGGGCCTGCGCCGCGGGGCTCCCGGCGCACCTGACGGCCGTGGCGCTGCTCGCCGTCCCGGCGGTCACCGCCGCGGTGGGCGCACGGCTGCGCCGCCACCCGGTCGCGGCGCCGGTGGAGCTCACGGGCGCCGCCGTGGGACTGCTGTCCGTCGGCCTCGCGAGCACCAGGCCGGCCGTGCTCGCCCTGGTGCTCGCCCTGGCGGGAGTCCTCGCGGCGGCGACGGCGGTACGCCCCGAGCGGCGGCCGGTCGCCTCCTGGACCGCGGCGGCGTTGTTCCTGCTCGCCACCTGGGTGCGGCTCGCGCTCTGGGACGTGACGGCGCCGGAGGCGTACACCGTGCCGGTGACCGTGCCGGCACTGGTCGTCGGGACGCTGCGGCGGCGGCGCGACCCGCGGGCTTCGTCGTGGACGGCCTACGGTCCCGGTCTGGCGGCGACGCTGGTGCCGGGCGTCGTCGCGGTGTGGGCGGACCCGGCATGGCCGCGTCCCCTGCTGCTGGGCCTCGCCGCGCTCGCGGTGACGCTGCTGGGGGCCCGCTTCCGGCTTCAGGCGCCGCTGCTGCTCGGCGGCGCGGTGGTGCTCCTGGTCGGGACGCACGAGCTGGCCCCGTACGTGCTGCGGGCCGTGGAGGCACTGCCGCGCTGGCTGCCGCCGGCCTTGGCGGGGCTGCTGCTGCTGGGCGTGGGGGCGACGTACGAGCAACGACTGAGGGACGCTCGCCGGCTGCGGGAAGGGCTGGGCCGCCTGCGGTAG
- a CDS encoding CGNR zinc finger domain-containing protein: protein MLIPHDTRIALDTVVDLMNTAPQGDGADELADLDALRSFVLAHDISDVGELGERDLRAVRDVRGRFTAIFGAPDARIAATLVNELVAAVGTTPQLTDHDGYDWHVHYFAPGASVAEHLGADCGMALAFIVVAGEQERLRRCEAPDCGRAFVDLSRNRSRRYCDSRTCGNRLHVAAYRARRKEAAG, encoded by the coding sequence GTGCTGATCCCCCACGACACCCGGATCGCCCTCGACACCGTCGTCGATCTGATGAACACCGCACCGCAGGGAGACGGTGCCGACGAACTCGCGGACCTCGACGCACTCCGGTCCTTCGTCCTGGCCCACGACATCAGCGACGTCGGTGAGCTCGGCGAGCGCGACCTGCGGGCCGTGCGGGACGTCCGGGGCAGGTTCACCGCCATCTTCGGCGCCCCGGACGCCCGGATCGCGGCCACGCTGGTCAACGAACTGGTCGCGGCGGTGGGCACCACGCCACAGCTCACCGACCACGACGGCTACGACTGGCACGTGCACTACTTCGCGCCGGGCGCCTCGGTCGCCGAGCACCTCGGCGCCGACTGTGGCATGGCCCTCGCGTTCATCGTCGTGGCCGGCGAGCAGGAGCGGCTGCGGCGCTGCGAGGCGCCGGACTGCGGCCGGGCCTTCGTCGACCTGTCCCGCAACCGCTCGCGCCGCTACTGCGACAGCCGCACCTGCGGCAATCGCCTGCATGTGGCCGCCTACCGGGCGCGCCGCAAGGAAGCGGCCGGCTGA
- a CDS encoding 3'-5' exonuclease, whose amino-acid sequence MTHWYEGPLASFDTETTGVDVEEDRIVSAALVVQDAAGGRPRVTRWLVNPGLPVPEAATAVHGLTDDHLQRNGRWPAPVMEELARALAEQCAAGRPLVVMNAPFDLTILDRELRRHRASSLSRYLQNTPLCVLDPRVLDKHLDRYRKGRRTLTDLCEQYDVVLDGAHDAAADATAALDVVRAVARRFASRLERLSPAELHTLQAVWHAAQARGLQAWFARNGTPEAVDPAWPLRPELRTAA is encoded by the coding sequence ATGACGCACTGGTACGAGGGGCCCCTGGCCTCATTCGACACGGAAACCACAGGAGTCGACGTCGAGGAGGACCGGATCGTCTCGGCCGCCCTCGTCGTCCAGGACGCGGCGGGCGGGCGTCCGCGAGTGACGCGCTGGCTCGTCAATCCCGGGCTGCCGGTTCCGGAAGCGGCCACCGCGGTACACGGCCTGACGGATGATCACCTTCAGCGGAACGGACGCTGGCCGGCTCCCGTGATGGAGGAGCTGGCGCGTGCGCTCGCCGAGCAGTGCGCGGCCGGCCGGCCGCTGGTGGTGATGAACGCACCCTTCGACCTGACGATCCTGGACCGCGAGCTGCGCCGGCACCGCGCCTCCTCGCTGAGTCGCTACCTCCAGAACACACCGTTGTGCGTGCTCGATCCGCGAGTGCTGGACAAGCACCTGGACCGCTACCGCAAGGGCCGGCGGACGCTGACCGACCTGTGCGAGCAGTACGACGTGGTGCTGGACGGCGCGCACGACGCGGCGGCGGACGCGACGGCCGCACTGGACGTCGTCCGGGCGGTGGCGCGGCGCTTCGCGTCCCGCCTCGAACGGCTGTCACCGGCGGAGCTGCACACCCTGCAGGCGGTGTGGCACGCGGCGCAGGCACGCGGTCTTCAGGCGTGGTTCGCGCGCAACGGGACGCCGGAGGCGGTGGATCCGGCGTGGCCGTTGCGGCCGGAGCTGCGCACGGCCGCGTGA
- a CDS encoding DsbA family protein, whose product MSESTTATTASPVVLETWFDLQCPDCFVALDDVRALREKYGDRIDVRLRHFPLEKNKHAYAAAQAAEEAAEQGSGGPYVEALLARTAELGDRGESLLVELAGELGLDAEEFDTALIDGRHLLAVDADQAEGKAIKVTGTPTYVIGGERLDGGKSQQGLRARVEEIADRLLAG is encoded by the coding sequence ATGAGTGAGTCCACCACCGCCACCACCGCCTCCCCCGTCGTCCTGGAGACCTGGTTCGACCTCCAGTGCCCGGATTGCTTCGTGGCACTCGACGACGTGCGGGCGCTGAGGGAGAAGTACGGCGACCGGATCGACGTGCGGCTGCGGCACTTCCCGCTGGAGAAGAACAAGCACGCCTACGCGGCGGCCCAGGCGGCGGAGGAAGCGGCCGAGCAGGGCAGCGGCGGACCATACGTCGAGGCGCTGCTGGCCAGGACCGCGGAGCTGGGCGACCGGGGCGAGTCGCTACTCGTCGAGCTTGCCGGCGAACTGGGCCTGGACGCTGAGGAGTTCGACACCGCCCTGATCGACGGACGGCACCTGCTGGCCGTCGACGCCGACCAGGCCGAGGGGAAGGCGATCAAGGTCACCGGCACCCCCACCTATGTGATCGGCGGTGAGCGTCTCGACGGCGGCAAGAGCCAGCAGGGCCTCCGCGCCCGTGTCGAGGAGATCGCCGACCGCCTGCTCGCGGGCTGA
- a CDS encoding SsgA family sporulation/cell division regulator, which produces MNTTVSCELHLRLVVSSESSLPVPAGLRYDTADPYAVHATFHTGAEETVEWVFARDLLAEGLHRPTGTGDVRVWPSRSHGQGVVCIALSSPEGEALLEAPARALESFLKRTDAAVPPGTEHRHFDLDTELSHILADS; this is translated from the coding sequence ATGAACACCACGGTCAGCTGCGAGCTGCACCTGCGCCTCGTTGTGTCGAGCGAGTCCTCACTGCCTGTACCCGCGGGCCTGCGGTATGACACGGCCGATCCCTATGCCGTGCACGCCACCTTCCACACCGGAGCCGAGGAGACGGTCGAGTGGGTCTTCGCCCGCGACCTTCTCGCCGAGGGGCTGCACCGGCCCACCGGCACCGGCGACGTCAGAGTCTGGCCGTCCCGCAGTCACGGTCAGGGCGTCGTCTGCATCGCGTTGAGTTCACCCGAGGGCGAAGCCCTGCTCGAGGCCCCGGCGAGGGCCCTGGAGTCGTTCCTCAAGCGGACCGACGCGGCCGTGCCACCTGGCACCGAGCACCGGCACTTCGACCTCGACACCGAGCTCTCCCACATCCTGGCCGACAGCTGA
- a CDS encoding TIGR02611 family protein — MHAESDERARGAAPQGEAELGSRAPDFIKARRTLHLSWQVGVFVVGLAVVGAGVVMLPLPGPGWLVIFAGMAIWATEFVWAQLVLRWTKRKVTEAAQRALDPRVRRRNIILTTLGLVIIAVLAGIYLWKFGFVMPWKIDQ, encoded by the coding sequence ATGCATGCGGAGAGTGACGAGCGGGCCCGAGGGGCCGCACCCCAGGGGGAGGCCGAGCTCGGCTCCCGGGCCCCGGACTTCATCAAAGCCCGGCGAACGCTGCATCTGAGCTGGCAGGTCGGCGTCTTCGTCGTCGGTCTCGCCGTCGTCGGCGCCGGTGTCGTCATGCTGCCGCTGCCCGGCCCCGGATGGCTGGTCATCTTCGCGGGCATGGCGATCTGGGCGACCGAGTTCGTCTGGGCGCAGCTCGTGCTGCGCTGGACGAAGCGCAAGGTCACCGAGGCCGCCCAGCGCGCCCTCGACCCCCGGGTTCGCCGTCGGAACATCATCCTCACCACGCTCGGCCTGGTGATCATCGCGGTGCTCGCCGGGATCTACCTCTGGAAGTTCGGCTTCGTCATGCCGTGGAAGATCGACCAGTGA